A region of Mesorhizobium sp. M3A.F.Ca.ET.080.04.2.1 DNA encodes the following proteins:
- a CDS encoding GlsB/YeaQ/YmgE family stress response membrane protein — MSIISWIILGVVAGFIGSKIVDKSGQGIVLDIVLGIVGAVVGGLIFSAFGASGVTGLNIYSLIVAVIGSIVVLWAYHQFSGKRTL, encoded by the coding sequence ATGTCCATCATCAGCTGGATCATTCTCGGCGTCGTCGCCGGCTTCATCGGAAGCAAGATCGTCGACAAGAGCGGCCAGGGCATCGTGCTCGACATCGTGCTCGGCATCGTCGGCGCCGTCGTCGGCGGCCTGATCTTCAGCGCCTTTGGCGCGTCCGGCGTCACCGGCCTCAACATCTACAGCCTGATCGTAGCCGTGATCGGTTCGATCGTGGTGCTGTGGGCCTATCATCAGTTTTCCGGCAAGCGCACGCTGTAG
- a CDS encoding DMT family transporter: protein MQLISANIRGPLFMVVATGSYLVNDTMMKLATEGLPPYEVLLLRGAAATLWGMPLLLMLGYGRQIPLLFERKVLRRNLCELAAILCYVVALANMQIADSTALGQVTPLLVLVGSSMLFGEKIGAARIALIGLGFVGAVMVAQPTMQGISVYAVLALGNAALAAARDLAGRKIGAEVPGMIVAISAVVVVLVGSGVAHLACEHWVMPEGRHLLLIAGAGLFLIFGHFFIFMAYRVGPTSAVAPFYYCFTVWAVISGLLVFGEFPNALAVCGILLVIGSGLAIVSLDERRRRLTVIA from the coding sequence ATGCAGCTCATTTCGGCCAACATCCGCGGTCCGCTTTTCATGGTCGTTGCCACGGGCTCCTACCTCGTCAACGACACGATGATGAAGCTCGCCACAGAGGGGCTGCCGCCCTACGAGGTGCTGTTGCTGCGCGGCGCCGCAGCCACGCTCTGGGGCATGCCTCTGCTCCTCATGCTCGGCTACGGCCGACAGATCCCGCTGCTTTTCGAGCGCAAGGTGCTGCGCCGGAACCTTTGCGAGCTGGCGGCGATCCTCTGCTATGTGGTGGCTTTGGCCAACATGCAGATTGCCGATTCGACGGCGCTCGGACAGGTCACCCCGCTGCTTGTGCTCGTCGGCTCCTCGATGCTGTTCGGCGAGAAGATCGGCGCGGCGCGCATCGCGCTGATCGGCCTTGGCTTCGTCGGCGCCGTCATGGTGGCGCAGCCGACGATGCAGGGCATTTCCGTTTATGCCGTGCTGGCGCTCGGCAACGCGGCCCTGGCCGCGGCGCGCGACCTCGCAGGACGCAAGATCGGCGCCGAGGTGCCCGGCATGATCGTCGCCATCTCGGCCGTCGTGGTGGTGCTTGTCGGCTCGGGCGTGGCGCACCTTGCTTGCGAGCATTGGGTGATGCCGGAGGGCCGTCATCTCCTGCTGATAGCCGGTGCCGGCCTGTTCCTGATCTTCGGCCATTTCTTCATCTTCATGGCCTATCGGGTGGGCCCCACGAGCGCGGTCGCCCCCTTCTACTATTGCTTCACCGTCTGGGCGGTGATTTCCGGTCTTCTGGTATTCGGGGAGTTCCCGAACGCACTTGCCGTCTGCGGCATCCTGCTGGTTATCGGCAGCGGCCTGGCTATCGTCTCTCTCGACGAAAGAAGGCGGCGTCTCACGGTGATCGCCTGA